In Carnobacteriaceae bacterium zg-84, the genomic window TGTACATCTTTAATATCTGGTACACCTTCTAAAGTTACTGGGCTATCCGCTAAAATGGCAGCTGGAATAAGTGCTACAACACTATTTTTTGCACCATTTATTGTCACTTCCCCAAATAGTTTTTTGCCCCCGTGAACAACAATTTTTTTCATGTTTCATTCTCCTTAAAACGTATCTACTATCTCTCATTCGCAATTTTCTTATTTTTGTCTAAATGACAAAAACACCCATTTTAGAATAGCTTAAAATGAGTGAAATGTCTATCTTTTTATGTTGTATTCACGTTTCTTCTTGAATGCTGTGCATAAATCGTATAGAATAATATTTAATTTATATAATCATTAAGGATATTCTATGGAAAAACATGTATAAAATAACGATACATTTTTAATTCATCTATGAGAGGACTACTATATTCATAACCAACCGATTACAGAATTATCGAAAAAATATGCCTTGAGTCAATACAAACTTTTAAAAGAGCTAGACGAATCGAAAGATAAAAAGCTTGTTAAAATTTTTATTCATTAGCTTTATCCGTAAAGACGTATTATTTGAATCATTAGACACAGCTGTTGTTGTTTTATACGGTCACCCATTCAATATCAATGGACAATTTTTATCAATCAATCACAACAAAACATTTGGGCTGTCGTTAGAAAATATTTTCTACATTTCTATCCGAATTAGTGTATGTAATAACAAATTTAAATCATCTGCCATTATCGGTACATTAAAAGGAAGTTTATGAACGCATTTATTTTTAGACAAAAAATTTGCATTGAAAATTTTGGATACATTATGAAAATAATAACAGAGTTTATGCAAAAATCCAAATGGAGACGTACTTGCGCCATAAAGCAGTCTACAATAAAATTGTGTTTACCATCTACACTACGATGGTCTAAGTACATAAATCCTTTTTCTTTATTATCCCGATGGTAATAGCCACTTTCTTTATCAGTCGTACTTTCTTTAATAGTTTTAGAGCTGGTTTTATCGGTGTAATGAAACGGCTTTTTTCAAATAGCTTCTCGTTCGGCGTTGATTTCGTTTTCTAAATCTCGTTTACGTTCCTGAACCACTTCAATAACGGCGTTTCTAAATTTATTTTTATTGGTGTTTGCTTTAATGTGTGTGGAATCTGTGAATAATGCTGTGCCGCTAATTAAATGATGTGAGATAGCTTGGTGTACAATAGTGTTGAATATATCTTCAAACACAGACGTACCTTGAAAACGGCGAATATAATTTTGAGAGAAAGTAGAATAATGTGGGGTAGGTTTAGAGAAAGGGAGGTTTAAAAACCATCTAAACGCTACATCCGTTTCGACACGTTTAATGGTTTCTCGCATGGATTTAATGCCATAAATATCTTTTAAAAAGACCAATTTAAATAAAACAACAGGGTCTAAACTATTACGACCGTTGGTATGACTATAATAGGGAGAAGTAATCTCATAAATAAAGTTGAAATCAATTGATTTATCAATTTTACGTAGTAAATGGTCTTTTGGTACTAATTCGGACAATGTGTTTAATATGATTTCATCATTTGGGTGAGTTTCTTTATAAAACATAGATTTTTCCCTCCTTTTTCTTATCTCTATTATACCACTTTTAAGCGTTATTATCGTATCAGACGTTGTGGTACGAATGACTTCGTTCTCGCACGTAGTAGAGAACGAGCGATGTATCGTGTACATCGTGGTAAGCCGTACAACTTAACGTCTGATACGAAAAAAGACTGTCGACATTTTAATTTGTCAACAGTCTGAGACGGTATTGCTACCGTCCTTACACTAAAATCAAATTGTATATTATAACTAGATTGAATTAAATCTTTAAATTTTCACATCAAATTTTGCAATTCTACCAGATTAATTCCCATAATTCTTAAAATATCAGTAAACGCTACTTTCTGCCTTTTGAAGAATTTACCGAGCGAATTCTCCAAGCTACTTTCTACCTGCTGTCTTTATAATTTTTCCCATTCTAATGACCACCCCTTACTTTTTGATCGTTATTATTACATCTTCATTCGACAATAAGTCTGTAACTTCCTGCTCCGGTAAATCTATTTTTCCAAGCTTCGTATATGCCCATGAATTTGAACCATAAAACACAACAAGATTATTACTGTTATAAAGGACTATATCCCCATTGTGTGTGGTCATCTGTTTATCATTACTTCTATACTGCTTTCTCAATGAACCCACCTGCTCATTACCTCCGTACCTAGACATACTGATAACCATATCACCCTCTGAGACATCTTCCATTAGTGACCTCGTCGAAGCATTATCCTCCCATATAACAGGAACAAGCGTATCATTAATATATAATTTCATATCATATTTCTGACTTTCTTTACTATTTACACTTTGACTGTCACTTTTAGCTTCCCCAGTAATTTTATCTGTCTGATTTTTATTGTCACAGTCATTTACGATATTTCCACATCCCACCATAGAAACAAGTATCACCATAGACAGAATAGTACAAAATAATGTTCGCATTGCTTCTACCCCTTAAAATTGTTGATATAGTTAATACTTTCTTTTACATCACTAACATACTCCATTTTCTTCAAAGAATTTCTGTATCTTATCGAAAGGGATCACTTCTAAATTGTCATAAAGATCTGTATGAACAGCACCTGGAATGGTAAGAAACTCTTTATTATCAGTGTAATTACTGTCCTTAATCATAGCTTCATATGCATCTTTCCCAAAATAATAACTATGTGCCTTATCTCCATGCATAATAAGAACTGCACTTCTGATTTCATTACTGTATTTAAGAATCGGTTGATTCATAAATGACTGACAGCCAATCACATTCCATCCGTCATTTGAATTAATGCTCCTTGCATGATAGGCTCTACCTTTATAGTATTCGCTATAATCCTTCACAAAGAATGGTACATCCTCTGGAACCGGAAGAGGGATACATCCACCAGCCCTTGAGTACTCACCTTTTTTGTATTCTTCTGTTCTAATTGAATTTAGCTTTTTCTTTAAATTATAACGAGCTTCCTCATTGTTTTCAGAATCAAAATATCCGTTGGCATTCACTCTTGTCATATCATACATTGTAGAAACGACTGTTGCCTTGATTCTGGTATCAAGAGCTACTGTGTTAATGGCCATACCACCCCATCCGCAAATTCCAATAATACCGATTTTATCTGCATCCACATTATCCTGAACTGAAAGAAAATCTACTGCAGCCATAAAATCCTCTGTATTAATATCCGGAGATGCCATATATCTTGGTTTTCCACCACTTTCACCTGTAAAAGACGGGTCAAATGCAATAGTCAGATACCCTATCTCTGCCATTGTCTGGGCATACAGTCCGGAACACTGTTCTTTTACTGCTCCAAAAGGTCCACTTACTGCAATCGCAGGAAATTTATTCTTAGGCTCTTTTGGAATATACATATCTGCAGCAAGTGTGATGCCATATCGATTTATAAATGTGACCTTCTTGTGATCCACTTTCTCACTTTTAGGAAATGTCTTGTCCCATTCCACAACTAGCTTAAGTTCATCTGTCTTCATATTATCAAATACCTCCATATAAGTTCATATTGAAAATAAAATCTTCAGGTCTTATAATATAATTATAAGACCTGAAGTTAACTTTAGGTCAAGTATTGTTTTTATAATCGAAAGAAGGTAAATATATGTATACAATTGGACAGGTTTCAGAGATGTTTAATCTCCCAATCTCAACATTAAGATACTATGATAAAGAAGGATTTTTCCCTCATCTAGAGCGAAAAGGCAATATCAGATATTTCAGAGATACTGAAATTGAGGCTTTACGGGTTATTGAATGTTTAAAATTATCCGGTCTTGAAATAAAAGATATTAAACGATTCTTTCAGTGGGTTATGGAAGGCCCATCAAGCTACTTTGATAGAAAACAATTATTTGAATCTCGTAAAAAAGCTGTACTTTCTGAAATAAAGCAGCTTGAAAAAACTCTTGCCATGCTCGAGTTTAAATGTTGGTATTATGATAAAGCATTGCAAGATGGTACTGAGGATGGCATTAATGCCCTGCTTCCAGATAAACTTCCCAAAGATATTCAAAAACTATATAACAAGGCACATAAATAATACAGCTGGGTTGATAACCCGAGATATGTGAATCTGGGGTGCGAATTGGTGTCCAATATGTCCTTTTTCCAGTTTTACACCAGATATTTTGCGCCATTTTCAGTTTTCAATTTTATCGAACTAAATTTTACTCTATCTTGCAGCTTCTTTTAATCGTTTAATATCTTTTTTAATTTCTCATTTTGACTGATTTCAAATCGGTCTTCCATCACTTTGTTTTCATACCATGATATAAAATTTCCTGATTGGTCATCAATAGAATTCCTGTTTCGATTTCTATCTATTTAATTCTATCCGACTGCCATCAAGGAATGTAAATTCAACTTTTCCATCATGATGTACTGTAAGATAGTCTACAATACTAAGCCATACATTTTTATCAAACTCTCTCATGAGATCTTGCTTTTCTAATTCCTTTATAAAATCCTCTACCTCATCACGCTTGGATTGTTTTTCTATGATAGTTTGCTTGATTTCATCCAGCCTAACCTTTGTAGTATTAAACCTATTTACTAGGCTTGAGTATCTTATTTCATAATCATCCTGGTTTTGAACTTTTCTGGCATTCTCATTAATACAGTCATTTACCTGCTAAGCCACAATATTAAGTTCTTCTTCTAGTTCTGTCTTTTCCTTCTCAAATGCTGAGGTATCAAAGATTATCTTTGCCATTTTTTTATGGGTGCTAATAATCTCTTTCTTATTCTTAACCAGCTTTTCTTCGCTCTAGTAACCTCTGTACCCTATCAAATGTACTTGGTGAAATAATAGCCTCGTGATTTCCTGTTACATAATATTGAGGTATTTCACCCTCATTCTTTTTCTTTTCCTTAGTCAAAAAATCAACTGTAAATGACTTTTGCAGCAGCGCATCTCCTTTATATTTCTCATTACTAAGTATTGCTGCAACTGTTCTCGCCGACCATTTCTTCTTCCCACCGGGTGTTAATGGCTGTATAATTTTTAGGGTTGATGGCATAAGCCAGCAACCCTCATTTTATGTAGACAAAAAGGCAATTTTCTCTAAAATTAAAAGTACGACCAAATAATAAGGAGAAATTGCCCATGTCCAGTATAACAGAAACCTTACTACAATTAAAGGATAAAAACATCACATTTGATCATGAAAACATATCTGAATGTGTCATTCGACATAAAAAATCATTAGTCTTATACGGTAAATTAACCTATACACCAGATTGTTGCCCAAATTGTCACACAACCAATGGCATTGTAAAAAATGGAACACGTCAATCGCGACTGTCTTTATGCCAAATTTCAGGACTAAATGCCTATTTATCACTCACTAAACAACGTTTTTATTGTAAAATCTGTCAATCATCGTTTACGGCTGAAACACCTATTGTGGATAAGCATTGTTTTATCACGAACCGTTTAAAACAAAAGATAATGGACACTTTTACAGAAACCATTTCAGAAACCTACATCGCTAAACAACACAATGTATCTGTACATACGGTCAGACGTATTGTTGATAAAGTCGCCTCTACT contains:
- a CDS encoding transposase, translating into MFYKETHPNDEIILNTLSELVPKDHLLRKIDKSIDFNFIYEITSPYYSHTNGRNSLDPVVLFKLVFLKDIYGIKSMRETIKRVETDVAFRWFLNLPFSKPTPHYSTFSQNYIRRFQGTSVFEDIFNTIVHQAISHHLISGTALFTDSTHIKANTNKNKFRNAVIEVVQERKRDLENEINAEREAI
- a CDS encoding alpha/beta hydrolase is translated as MKTDELKLVVEWDKTFPKSEKVDHKKVTFINRYGITLAADMYIPKEPKNKFPAIAVSGPFGAVKEQCSGLYAQTMAEIGYLTIAFDPSFTGESGGKPRYMASPDINTEDFMAAVDFLSVQDNVDADKIGIIGICGWGGMAINTVALDTRIKATVVSTMYDMTRVNANGYFDSENNEEARYNLKKKLNSIRTEEYKKGEYSRAGGCIPLPVPEDVPFFVKDYSEYYKGRAYHARSINSNDGWNVIGCQSFMNQPILKYSNEIRSAVLIMHGDKAHSYYFGKDAYEAMIKDSNYTDNKEFLTIPGAVHTDLYDNLEVIPFDKIQKFFEENGVC
- a CDS encoding recombinase family protein; this encodes MPSTLKIIQPLTPGGKKKWSARTVAAILSNEKYKGDALLQKSFTVDFLTKEKKKNEGEIPQYYVTGNHEAIISPSTFDRVQRLLERRKAG
- a CDS encoding MerR family transcriptional regulator; this encodes MYTIGQVSEMFNLPISTLRYYDKEGFFPHLERKGNIRYFRDTEIEALRVIECLKLSGLEIKDIKRFFQWVMEGPSSYFDRKQLFESRKKAVLSEIKQLEKTLAMLEFKCWYYDKALQDGTEDGINALLPDKLPKDIQKLYNKAHK